A window of the Halichoerus grypus chromosome 2, mHalGry1.hap1.1, whole genome shotgun sequence genome harbors these coding sequences:
- the TMEM106A gene encoding transmembrane protein 106A, whose translation MMGETFSQLGSREEENKSILPPSPAFGSKAACYSSTRSSKSLCSRVPCDGAASASFVTCPTCQGSGEIPQELEKQLVALIPYGDQRLKPRRTKLFVFLAVFICLVTSSLIIFFLFPRSITVQPAGLNSSTVAFDEADIHLNITNILNISNSNYYPITVTQLTIEVLHLSLVVGQVTNSLLLHIGPLASEQMFYAVANKIWDENTYKICSWMKIKVHHVLLHIQGTLTCSCLSHSEQLVFQSYEYVDCRGNTSVPHLLVPHPP comes from the exons ATGATGGGTGAGACGTTCTCCCAGTTGGGCTCTCGGGAGGAGGAGAACAAGTCAATCCTGCCCCCCAGCCCGGCATTTGGCAGCAAGGCTGCCTGCTACTCCAGCACCCGAAGCAGCAAGTCTTTATGTTCCCGCGTGCCTTGTGACGGGGCTGCCAGTGCCAGCTTTGTGACTTGTCCCACCTGCCAGGGCAGCGGGGAGATCCCGCAAG AGCTAGAGAAGCAGCTAGTGGCCCTCATCCCCTATGGGGACCAGAGGCTGAAGCCCAGGCGCAC GAAGCTCTTCGTGTTCCTGGCAGTGTTCATCTGCCTTGTGACCTCCTCCCTCATcatctttttcctgtttccccGGTCCATCACCGTGCAGCCCGCGGGCCTCAACTCCTCCACGGTGGCCTTTGACGAGGCTGACATCCACCTCAACATAACG AATATCTTAAACATCTCCAATAGCAATTACTACCCCATCACTGTGACCCAGCTGACCATCGAGGTTCTGCACCTGTCCCTCGTGGTGGGGCAGGTCACCAACAGCCTCCTCCTCCACATCGGCCCTTTGGCCAGCGAACAG ATGTTTTATGCAGTGGCCAACAAAATCTGGGATGAAAACACATA caAAATCTGTTCCTGGATGAAAATCAAAGTCCACCATGTGCTTTTGCACATCCA gGGCACCCTGACCTGTTCCTGCCTGAGCCATTCAGAGCAGCTAGTCTTCCAGAGCTATGAATACGTGGACTGCCGGGGAAACACGTCGGTGCCCCACTTGCTGGTCCCTCACCCGCCGTGA